One window of the Candidatus Endomicrobium procryptotermitis genome contains the following:
- a CDS encoding homoserine dehydrogenase: protein MKKKYINAGLIGYGTVGKGVVKILEENKKIALRKVGKPVKIKSICDLNPIDRPELYVKNFKDIIKDPEIDLIIELIGGYEPARTIILEALQAGKNVVTANKAVLAKYWDQIFTTAQNCQKSIYYEASVGGVIPVVQGLSEGMASEEILEIKGILNGTTNFILSEMTKKGVDYDEALKAAQKAGFAEADPSFDVNGIDTANKLAILASLAWGGWIKVKNISVKGIGDLDIADVLIAQEFGYDIKLIGSAQKTKAGIDLSVQPCLVKHGHAFATVENEYNAVTITGKDSDDVLFYGKGAGQLPAASAVVSDIINLSKFIVTNTAGIVPDVIYDKKTKIKILPSGKSKSSYYLRFNVVDKPGVLAKISGILGKYKVSIASLSQPDMEEDGITQIIITTHMTNRENLEKALKQIDAAKTIVKSKTVKIKIEF, encoded by the coding sequence ATAGGGTACGGCACTGTAGGCAAAGGCGTAGTAAAAATTTTGGAAGAAAACAAAAAAATAGCATTGCGTAAAGTCGGAAAACCGGTGAAAATCAAGTCAATATGTGATTTAAACCCGATAGACAGGCCAGAACTTTACGTTAAAAATTTCAAAGACATCATAAAAGATCCAGAAATCGATTTAATCATAGAACTTATCGGAGGATACGAGCCCGCAAGAACGATAATTCTAGAAGCTCTGCAAGCCGGAAAAAACGTCGTTACTGCAAACAAAGCTGTTTTGGCAAAATATTGGGACCAGATTTTTACTACGGCTCAGAATTGCCAAAAATCGATTTATTATGAAGCTTCGGTTGGCGGCGTTATTCCTGTCGTTCAGGGTTTAAGCGAAGGAATGGCTTCAGAAGAAATTCTTGAAATCAAAGGCATTTTAAATGGTACGACAAATTTCATTTTAAGTGAAATGACAAAAAAAGGTGTTGACTACGATGAAGCTTTAAAAGCCGCTCAAAAAGCGGGTTTTGCGGAAGCTGACCCTTCATTTGATGTTAATGGCATAGATACAGCAAATAAGTTAGCCATACTTGCTTCGCTTGCATGGGGCGGCTGGATAAAAGTCAAAAACATTTCCGTAAAAGGTATAGGAGATCTGGACATAGCTGACGTTTTAATAGCGCAGGAGTTCGGTTATGACATAAAACTTATCGGTTCGGCGCAAAAAACAAAAGCTGGAATAGATTTATCTGTACAGCCGTGTCTGGTAAAACACGGACATGCCTTTGCAACCGTTGAAAATGAATATAATGCCGTAACGATTACCGGAAAAGATTCGGATGATGTTTTGTTTTACGGCAAAGGAGCAGGACAACTGCCTGCTGCAAGTGCAGTCGTTTCTGACATAATAAATCTTTCAAAATTTATAGTTACAAATACAGCAGGAATCGTGCCGGATGTAATTTACGATAAAAAAACAAAAATAAAAATTCTTCCATCCGGAAAAAGTAAGAGTTCTTATTATCTGCGTTTCAACGTTGTGGACAAACCGGGCGTTCTTGCAAAGATTTCCGGCATTTTGGGTAAATACAAAGTTTCAATTGCAAGCCTTTCACAGCCCGATATGGAAGAAGACGGCATTACCCAGATAATAATTACGACTCATATGACAAATCGAGAAAATCTTGAAAAAGCGTTAAAACAAATAGACGCAGCAAAAACCATAGTAAAATCCAAAACAGTAAAAATAAAAATAGAATTCTAA